A window of the Anaerolineae bacterium genome harbors these coding sequences:
- the ilvC gene encoding ketol-acid reductoisomerase has protein sequence MATMFYDADADLGLLKDRKIAVIGYGSQGHAHALNLRDSGLDVRVGLYAGSRSRADAEQAGLRVLETAAAAAEADAIMMLVPDQVQRSVYERDIEPNLSEGKTLMFAHGFNIHYSQISPPPNVDVSMVAPKSPGHMMRQVYTEGGGVPALLAVHQDYSGRARAHALAYAKGLGCTRAGVIETTFAEETETDLFGEQAVLCGGVTALIKAGFETLLEAGYQPEIAYFECLHELKLIVDLMYQGGLSYMRYSVSDTAEYGDYVAGPRVITEETREEMRAMLAEIRDGTFAREWILENMAGRPSFNAMRRREREHPIERVGAELRAMMPWLKKRK, from the coding sequence ATGGCCACTATGTTCTACGACGCTGACGCGGACCTGGGGCTGCTCAAGGACCGCAAGATCGCCGTGATTGGCTACGGCAGCCAGGGGCACGCTCATGCGCTCAACCTGCGCGACAGCGGGCTCGACGTGAGGGTGGGTCTGTATGCTGGCAGTCGGTCCCGGGCCGACGCCGAGCAGGCAGGGCTGCGGGTGCTGGAGACGGCCGCTGCAGCGGCCGAGGCCGACGCCATCATGATGCTGGTTCCGGACCAGGTGCAGCGCAGTGTCTACGAGCGGGACATCGAGCCGAACCTGAGCGAAGGCAAGACGCTCATGTTCGCCCACGGTTTCAACATCCATTATAGCCAGATCAGCCCGCCTCCGAATGTGGATGTGAGCATGGTGGCACCGAAGAGCCCCGGCCACATGATGCGGCAGGTCTATACCGAGGGCGGCGGGGTGCCCGCGCTTCTGGCCGTACACCAGGACTACAGCGGGCGCGCCCGCGCCCACGCCCTTGCTTACGCCAAGGGACTGGGATGTACTCGGGCCGGTGTCATAGAGACCACCTTCGCTGAGGAGACGGAGACGGACCTCTTTGGGGAGCAGGCGGTGCTGTGCGGTGGGGTGACGGCGCTGATCAAGGCCGGGTTTGAGACCCTGCTCGAGGCGGGCTATCAGCCAGAGATCGCCTACTTCGAGTGCCTGCACGAGCTAAAGCTGATTGTGGACCTGATGTACCAGGGTGGATTGAGCTACATGCGCTACTCGGTGAGCGACACGGCCGAGTACGGAGACTATGTCGCCGGGCCTCGCGTCATCACCGAGGAGACGAGGGAAGAGATGCGGGCCATGCTGGCCGAGATTCGGGATGGCACGTTCGCCCGCGAGTGGATACTGGAGAACATGGCCGGGCGGCCGAGCTTCAACGCCATGCGGCGGCGGGAGCGCGAGCACCCCATCGAAAGGGTCGGGGCGGAGCTCCGAGCTATGATGCCCTGGCTGAAGAAGCGCAAGTAG
- the ilvN gene encoding acetolactate synthase small subunit translates to MRHTIVALMEDKPGVLNRVANLFRRRGFNIDSLAVGHSETPGISRMTVVVTGDDRTLEQVAKQLHKLVNVTKVFDLDGANVSRELALVKVHATPANRSEVIGLANIFRSNIVDVSPESLIIEITGTEDKVDSLLELLRPYGVQELTRTGILALARG, encoded by the coding sequence ATGCGTCACACCATAGTAGCTCTGATGGAAGACAAGCCGGGGGTCCTCAACCGGGTGGCGAATCTCTTTCGCCGCCGGGGGTTCAACATTGACAGCCTAGCGGTCGGACATAGCGAGACCCCGGGCATATCGCGCATGACGGTGGTGGTCACTGGCGACGACCGCACCCTGGAGCAAGTGGCCAAGCAGCTGCACAAGCTGGTGAACGTCACCAAGGTGTTCGACCTGGATGGGGCCAACGTGAGCCGAGAGCTGGCTCTGGTGAAGGTCCACGCCACTCCTGCGAACCGCTCCGAGGTCATCGGACTGGCCAACATCTTCCGCTCGAACATAGTAGACGTCTCGCCCGAGTCTTTGATCATCGAGATCACCGGAACCGAGGACAAGGTGGACTCGCTGCTGGAGCTGCTGAGACCGTACGGTGTTCAGGAGCTAACGCGCACGGGCATCCTGGCCCTGGCGCGAGGATAG
- the ilvB gene encoding biosynthetic-type acetolactate synthase large subunit translates to MELTGAQIVWESLLREGVEVVFGYPGGQIIDVYDTMMDYPIRHILVRHEQGAAHAADGYARSTGKVGVCMATSGPGATNLVTGIATAYMDSVPIVAITGQVATSVLGKDAFQETDITGITLPITKHNYLVGRVEELATVIKEAFHIARTGRPGPVLIDLPRDVALGKTVYEYPDRVDLPGYRPTVRPNARQLKTASELMNAAARPLIIAGGGVNRAGAWEELAQLARKYRAPVAMTLLGLGSFPESDPQSLGFIGMHGAASAYMAADKADLILAVGMRFSDRVTGRPSAWAPNAKIIHIDVDPAEVGKNVAPTVPIVGDAKYALQQLVPLVQPCEFEPWWELIREWKREEAERDILNRESDEILPPYVIDRISRVTGGQALMVSDVGQNQMWEAQYYQHNRPRGLCTSGGLGTMGYAIPAAIGAQVGNPGVPVWVVAGDGGAQMTINQLGTIVQERLPIKIVVLNNGYLGMVRQWQEIFFRRRYSATAITSPDFSKIAEAYGMPGLRVDRRDEVDAAIDTAASTPGPFLLEFRVKGEENVYPMVPAGQTIREMIRRPLPTERCLVEERA, encoded by the coding sequence ATGGAACTGACCGGTGCACAGATAGTCTGGGAATCGCTGCTAAGAGAAGGGGTGGAGGTTGTCTTCGGATACCCTGGCGGCCAGATCATTGACGTATACGACACCATGATGGACTACCCGATCCGCCACATCCTGGTGCGGCATGAGCAGGGGGCCGCCCATGCGGCGGACGGCTACGCTCGGAGCACGGGCAAGGTGGGCGTCTGCATGGCCACATCGGGGCCGGGCGCGACCAACCTAGTGACAGGGATCGCCACTGCGTACATGGATTCGGTCCCCATAGTCGCCATCACGGGCCAGGTGGCTACGTCAGTGCTGGGCAAGGATGCCTTCCAAGAGACTGACATCACCGGCATCACGCTGCCCATCACCAAGCACAACTACCTGGTCGGCCGGGTCGAGGAGTTGGCCACGGTGATCAAGGAGGCGTTTCACATCGCCCGCACGGGAAGGCCGGGGCCGGTGCTCATTGATCTGCCTCGCGACGTGGCCCTGGGCAAGACCGTCTACGAGTACCCGGACAGAGTTGACCTGCCGGGCTATCGTCCCACCGTGAGGCCGAACGCCCGCCAACTGAAGACGGCTTCCGAGCTGATGAATGCGGCGGCGCGGCCGCTGATTATCGCGGGAGGCGGCGTCAATCGTGCAGGTGCCTGGGAGGAACTGGCGCAGCTAGCGCGCAAGTACCGGGCTCCAGTGGCCATGACCCTCTTGGGGCTGGGCAGCTTCCCCGAGTCGGACCCTCAGAGTCTGGGCTTCATCGGGATGCACGGCGCTGCTTCGGCATACATGGCGGCTGACAAGGCCGATTTGATCCTGGCCGTGGGCATGCGGTTCAGTGATCGGGTTACGGGCAGGCCCTCTGCCTGGGCTCCGAATGCCAAGATCATTCACATTGACGTGGACCCGGCTGAGGTGGGCAAGAATGTGGCGCCCACGGTGCCCATCGTTGGCGACGCAAAGTACGCCTTGCAGCAGTTGGTTCCCCTGGTTCAGCCTTGTGAGTTTGAGCCCTGGTGGGAGCTGATCCGCGAGTGGAAGCGGGAAGAGGCAGAGCGCGACATCCTGAATCGAGAGAGCGACGAGATCCTACCCCCATATGTGATTGACCGCATATCCAGAGTCACCGGAGGCCAGGCGCTTATGGTCTCGGATGTGGGCCAGAATCAGATGTGGGAGGCCCAGTACTACCAGCACAACCGGCCTCGCGGGCTGTGCACCTCGGGCGGCTTGGGCACCATGGGGTACGCTATTCCGGCCGCGATCGGGGCTCAGGTCGGCAACCCCGGTGTGCCGGTCTGGGTAGTGGCGGGAGACGGTGGGGCTCAGATGACGATCAACCAGTTGGGCACCATCGTTCAGGAGCGCCTGCCGATAAAGATCGTCGTCCTCAACAATGGATACCTGGGCATGGTGCGCCAGTGGCAGGAGATCTTCTTCCGCCGGCGCTACAGCGCCACTGCTATCACTAGCCCGGACTTCAGCAAGATAGCCGAGGCGTATGGCATGCCGGGCCTGCGAGTTGACCGAAGGGATGAGGTGGATGCTGCGATAGACACAGCTGCCAGCACGCCCGGACCCTTCCTGCTCGAGTTCCGAGTCAAAGGGGAAGAGAACGTGTACCCGATGGTGCCAGCCGGCCAGACCATTCGCGAGATGATCCGCAGGCCGTTACCTACGGAGCGCTGTCTGGTGGAGGAGAGGGCGTAA